One genomic region from bacterium encodes:
- a CDS encoding class I SAM-dependent methyltransferase: MKAIARLAMRLANAAQSTMSPFVQHFSAGHFYSPLPDVKWLRRQRRALFDRTATECPGVDLREAQQQEVLDELAVFYDELPFPASPDPLFRYHYENRYFSYGDAVVLYAMLRRLRPQRVVEVGSGFSSAAMLDIDERFLGGKTQFTFIEPHPERLLALLRQQDLHRCSVLQMPVQKVNLATFAALAAGDVLFVDSSHVVKIGNDVRHLLSQVLPRLRAGVVVHFHDIFWPFEYPEEWVFGGHAWNEAYFLHSFLQFNTAFEIVYFNSYMAVRHHERLREKMPLALKNAGGSLWLRKTA, encoded by the coding sequence ATGAAGGCTATTGCCCGTTTGGCGATGCGGCTCGCCAACGCCGCCCAATCAACGATGTCGCCGTTTGTGCAGCATTTTTCTGCCGGCCACTTCTATTCACCTTTGCCCGACGTCAAATGGCTGCGCCGCCAACGGCGTGCTCTCTTCGACCGCACCGCCACCGAATGCCCCGGTGTCGACCTCCGCGAGGCACAGCAGCAAGAAGTGCTCGATGAGCTGGCGGTCTTCTACGATGAACTCCCATTCCCGGCCTCGCCCGACCCTTTGTTTCGCTACCACTATGAGAATCGTTATTTCTCATATGGCGATGCGGTGGTGTTGTATGCCATGCTGCGCCGCCTCCGGCCGCAGCGAGTCGTGGAGGTGGGTTCGGGATTTTCCTCGGCGGCCATGCTGGATATTGACGAGCGCTTTCTCGGCGGCAAGACGCAGTTTACCTTCATCGAGCCGCATCCGGAACGGCTGCTGGCGTTGTTGCGGCAGCAGGATTTGCACCGGTGCTCGGTGCTGCAAATGCCGGTGCAAAAAGTAAATCTGGCAACATTCGCTGCACTCGCGGCCGGTGACGTTCTCTTTGTGGACTCTTCCCACGTCGTCAAGATCGGAAATGATGTCCGGCATCTTCTCAGCCAAGTTTTGCCGCGCCTGCGCGCCGGCGTGGTGGTGCACTTCCACGACATTTTTTGGCCGTTTGAATATCCGGAAGAATGGGTGTTCGGCGGACATGCCTGGAATGAAGCATATTTTCTCCATTCCTTTCTGCAGTTCAACACCGCCTTTGAGATCGTCTACTTCAATTCGTACATGGCGGTACGGCATCATGAGAGGCTCCGGGA